DNA sequence from the Mastacembelus armatus unplaced genomic scaffold, fMasArm1.2, whole genome shotgun sequence genome:
CACCCCGTTCAGGCTGCCCAGATCTTTGACCAGGTGCTCGTCAGTGGCCGGGTTGTAGTTGATGACGGCGTGTTGTTTGTCCACACTGCGGGACTgaacacagaacaaacagctTTAGGTCCAGACCAGCAGTCAGCACAGCATCAGACACATGAAGACGTCAATCGCTCGTCAACCTGCAGCATCAGCTCGCAGTCCTCCCGGCCCACAAAGATCATCTCCTTGGGGAGGCGGTGTCGAGTGCCCGAGCTGCTCACCAGGAACCATGATGTCACACTCATCTTCACAGCTCTGCCGGGAGACCCCAGAGCATCCTGGGAAACGGAGGCCGGACAGAGAGGGAAGAACATGAAGCTCATGTCATGCGAGGTCAGTGTTGTGTGTTAAACAACAGGATCCAGCAGCTGAAGCTCAGTTTGCTTTTGTGCTGAGAGGACAGGTGATGATGCACACCTGCCCAGGTGTGTCCACACTGCCCTCACCATGACTGGCCGATGTTTGactatgaacacacacaggagtgAATTTAAAGCTGTGACATTATTTCAGACTTTATGACAAAGTCACTGaaagtttatttaattaatGGATGAATCTGATGGGAGGTGTCACCCTTTGTTTCTGATGTTTCCTTAGAAACTTCATCTTATTGGTGTTTTACTACACTTTAGTTTGTGGGTTTAATTGAAGCAAATCAGTCTGAAAATCAGAAATTTACGTTTATCTGTGAAAACGTTCTGTTAAAACCTCTGGGGGGGTCTGGACAAAACCACACCGGAAGACCTGAACCAGGACTCTGAGGACCTGAAATGTTTCTAACTGTTCACACAAAACTGTGGAGTTTTACAGAAAATCTGACTTCAAATTCACAAACAAGTTTGATTCCGGTTCACAACCTGAAGATGAAAAAGGTCtgagctgatgatgatgaagatgatgaggatgatgacgaggatgaagatgatgacgATGAAGATGAGGGCAGTAAGGTGAAGACAGAGCACAGGAAGTAGAAATGTTCAAGCATTAATTCAAGCCTTCGGTTACCCTAAGCACAGATACCAAAGTGCGGACGTCACCTGCAGCGCTCTCAGGTGTTTGTCAGGAATCAGTCAATTAACGCGGAAAAGAATCCGCACGTTCACCGGTAAAAGCTCGAGCTcggttatttttttttaccttttctccGGTTGGTCACACGTTTGAACGAACAAACGGAAACAAACGGAAACAAACGTACGTGTATGTGCCAGGAAGTGTCACCTCTGATATCATCATCAGTATTAGAACCATGGTTCAGCCCGGCTCACCTGAACCGAGCCACACCCCGGAtagcgcgcgcgcgcacacacacacacacacacacacacacacacacacacaaacgcgCACACGGGATGCTGGATGAACCGGTGCGGCTCTTCAGAAAGACCCCTCCGGGCCTCAGCGCCTCATCTGCGGCTGCAGGCCGGCAGGAGGACCCTCTGCGGTGCGTAGCCGCGTATTGAAGCCGGTACCGCAGAATAGCGACAGACAGACCGGAAGACAGACATGAAGAGAGACAGGTGACGGGACAGGCAGTCCggtcctccctgtcctcctccacGCCCTAGTCTCCTCCGCCTCCCGCAGCTCTCACCTCCGCTCCAGATGCTGCCGCCGCTGCTCTCCGCCGATTAAAACCCGGACTGACGCGCGGCGACACGGACAAAGCATGAGAAGCGTCCCGGAGCGGTGCCGGTACGAGGGTGGGGGGTTCAAACGCACAGGAAGCGGATCAGAGCGAGGCCAGAATGAAACGCTCCCGGTGACTGAGGCggtgctgatgctgctgttatggcATCTCCTCCTGACGCACCAGCGGCCACCCGCTGCGTCAAGACGCAACGCGGTAACGACCCCGACTCAGGAAGCGCTACGTCgagccttcaaaataaaattcccAATTTAAATCCCATGAAACTGATTGTGAAGGCAGAGGAGTTTTCTGAATCACTGCACATTAACCCGACATACCGAAGTAACAGGAATCATTTCACAGACTGATGGACTTTGTTTCCGGTCCACACAGGATTAACACAAACACCTGAAGCCCTTTGCCGGGGGCCTGGCTCCTGGTCAGTGACAGTTCTActtgtaaaacaaaaacctcaCCTATAGGTGCTGCTCTCAGCCATCTCACTGACTTTCATCATAAAGTCACTACCATAACTCGGCTCAGCCTATTTTTTCGTACCGAGTCCtgtggttttattgtgaaaacGGGCTGGTTTCCGGGCTGATGTACCTTCTGCACGTGCAGCATCAGACCCTACGCACGAACCCAGACACGGaatcacagaaacatacagtagcACCACCATCGTCTTCATCAATATTAACATTGATATTCAATAATACTTCATATTTCCGCAGGAGTCACGTGATCTCTTGGTCGTTCCgcttttggggggggggtcgTATGGGATGACGTCACCTCAGTGTTTAGATGAGCGTGTCTGCAGCTTGATGATTGTTATTATACAATTAGTTAATAACCATTGATTACTAATTGAACACAAGCTCCTGAACTGAACTGGGATCAGCTTTAATGAGCAGCTGCTGTACAATTACACAGGAAGTGGTCATTAGGAGCATGAACACGTGCACACACTCTTATTTCTATCTCTGTGAGGACCCTCGCTGCTCGTCCCTGGAGCCTTTATCAAAAACTCTGGGTTAGGACAAGCAGATTTTAACTCCAGgttcactgcagcagcacagacaatATTTCAGTCACTAAAATTAATCTGTTTATTTATAAATCAACAGCTTGTAAAGTTTCCACAGTAACATCCAGCtgcaaaacagcacaaacatctGAAATCATTCAAAGCACTTCCATGTCAATCTGCATGAATTCTGAAAAAATCTTtccaacataaaataaattttaaaactttCCAAAACCACTGAAAAGCTCATAAGTCTTAACACTGTGAAATGTCCTAAAACCACAACTGGACCCACAGACTGTAGTCCAGGATCCACATCAGACCACATCAAAACAATGTGGTCCAGTTTCATGTCTAGAGGAACACAATAAATCGCTGCTGAGCAGAGACAATCAAATGCATTTCAGAATACAGAAGATAAAAGTTACCACAAATTATTAAAACATCAAACGTTGAAATTATCAGAACATTCAGgacaaattaattatttttgattCATCAGAAACTTTCCACCAACACTAAAACTCCAAAATCCAAGGAATCTGATCAAAATATCCACATTAAAAGCACCTGTCACGATCACCTGTCTGCTCAGGTAAACTGATGTTAGTTCGGAACAATCAGCTTTCAGACACTGACACTTTAACCTTTATCTGTTTGAAAAGAAATAATAcgctaaaacagaaaagactgtTGCTGTTTGGacggttgttttttttagatttaagaTTTAGtcctgttgccatggagatgagTCCTCCTCAGTTCACCTGGAAATGCAGAAGAAGACAAATCAGCAGGAAGTAAAGATAATGCTTGAGAACATAAATCCTCCCTTTGTGATGAGGTCACATGcaatataaacatttacaacaGATGTGACATCACCACAGGTACCCCGCCCCCCAGCAGGCTCCACCAATCAGGTGTCTCTATTTACAGATGGGTAATTTTAACTGGGCCTGTGTTAACAGACAGGGCTGAGGTTCAGATCTACTCACCTCAATTTAACGCACATCCTTTCCTACTTTTAGTCTGTCTGGATTTATTGTCTGCTCCTGTGGGTCAAAGAACAGCTCTGATTGGTCGGCTTGTCGACACAAAGTCCGTTACAGTTTGTCCTGATGGGGGAGCTACAGGAAACATCATGGACTTAATCAACTTCACTTTGGGCCACCAGTGACTGCAAGAATCTGTTATTTCATGATTCTGCCTGAGATTCTGAATTGAAATGTGACCCGACATGAAAATCAGTCTAACCAGAACatctaaataaaaacactactgACAGAGGTAAAACATATAGAGCTGGGTCCAAATGCTAAATCAGAACTTCTGTAAGTAAAAGCTGTGTAacgtaaaataaaaacacattaacatttggaaaatatcCTGATGGGTGATCTCAAAGTTTTCAGGCTCACTTGCCAAACTGGTCCTGGACTCCTCACCTGAAGTCGATGGACCAGACTCTGGATCGTCATGGTGAGTGGTGGTCTTAAACTCGGACTCCTTGTTCCCGTTTCCTTCGATTAAATCTTCATCCCTTGAAACCTTTGCTCCGAGCTGGAACTCATCCTCTTCGGCAGGTCCTGTCTCCCTGGTTTCAGGCACAAAACCAGAATCCAGCTCAGAGTCCTGGGCTCCACTCTGGTCCCGGTTTCCATCGGTGTCAGCAGCAGTAGAAGTGGAAGGTTCAAGGGTGTCTTTGTTGATCTCAGGTGGGCCTGGTTCAGGCCTAATTTCAGCCAGCCCAGGTGCAGGACCCTGGActgtttctgattggctggaaacAGAAAACTCTGGCTTGTCTACAGATGTTGACGTCGTCGTGCTACCTGGATgatctgacaaaaacaacacagtcacacacaggcTTAGAAAAACCAGCACACCATAGTCCACCACAGTCCTCACCATGGCCTCTGCTGCCCCTCTCGGCTCGCGGTCTGGTTTTCTTCAGGTTGTAGCCCTTCCTGATCTCGGCCAGCAGGTTGTCGATAATGCAGCCTCCATCCTGACTGGGCATGTCCTTCCTGACTGGATGACACACAAATTTAACGCTCTGCTGTTGTGACGCCAACACGTTTCGTCTGAGACGTTTCAACTTGctctgacattttgtttgtgcCGATGTTTTGTGCCATCCATGCGGCGAGAACCTGGGCGGCACAAGCTGGGTTCAGCCTTTTACTGTGCTCAAATAAAGTCCTTGTGTGGATTTGAGGCTGAGACTTAAGGTGGAATGAAGGTGTGTAACTCACTGATCTTGGTGGTTTCTCCTCTGagtttcttctcctcctcctgctgcttcctcctcttctcctgctcCCTGCGACTCTCGTTCTCCTGCAGGACAGAAATGGTTTGTTTTGGCTTTGCAGGACAAAAGATGAATTAGGAAGAAGTTTTTTATTGAGGGATGCTGTGAATGACCTTGATGGCTCTGAGGAACAGTCCTCTGAAGGTCTTGATGGTGTTGAAGAGTTCGTCGAGGGAGAAGTTGCCGCTGTCCTCACACAGGTAGACGGACAGATCTGTCCTCTTGTCCTCCACCAAGGACaacagctgctgaagctgctcACACGCCTGCAGGCTCTCCTGACAACACACCACCgaagaagaaaaatcaaactgacCCTCCTGCATCATGGCGCAGGAGGCGGGACCTGGTCTGTCTCACCTGTATGGCAGACAGGTACTGCTCCTTCACGTCCTCAGACGAAGATAAAACTTTGGCCTCAGAGTTTTTCAGCTGCTTGATCAGAGAGTTTGCTTCAGACTGAATCGACTCCATGTTCACCCTGCAGGGGTCACACACGCAAACTATAAGGAGGAACTTTTGTTTTCTaacacagtgaaatgaactTTACTTGGACTGAAAAAGATGTAGCTGAATTCTGTAACTTCTGGTTTTTATGAGCAAAAGATGAATGAATTGCTGTTACCAGGTGAAGCCCCATTGAAAACCCACAGAAGCTGATGCAAGCTCTTACCCGGCAGCCTTTTCACAGATCTCCAAATCCTGCGGCAGGTGCAGCAGGTCGGGGTGGTTCTCCTCCACTTCCTGTTCATCACACAGCAGATATGGGTATCATGTGATGTGACAGTCCTGGTTGTGTCCCAGTACAATCAGTAAGACCAGTAAGCTCCTCTGTGTTACCTGCAGGATGTGGTGCAGCAGGGTGATCCTGGACTTGTTGGCtttagtttctgtcagtttGAGCAGAGTGCTGATCTTAAAACCCTCAGCGTTCCCCGTGTGGGtgccctgacacacacacacatcacatcaggACTAATGACATCACACCAGTTCAAATCTCTGGAAGAGTTTTTCAGTGACAAGTGCAAGCTACCGATGGCGTGAGCTGCTCACACACATCAGGCTCTGCGTGAAAGAGAAGACGAAGATTCTCACATAGTTCAGAAAGTTTCCAACACCTAGGATGAGTTTACAGAAGCTCGGCAGCCGAGTGCTCTCCCTCACACCtggacacacaaaacaacacagtgtgTCACGACACCATACAGcaaacaggaacacacacacaaatgggtCAGGGTTACAGCTGAGTGTCAGCGTTtgcactgtgtctgtctgttgtgtgtcagtTGTGTAGACAGACTCTGGCAGGCTCGATCCAGCACTTCAGCTTTGGGCATCAGAGCCTCCAACACAGAGCTGCTCTCCTCACACAGCAACATACACTCGATCCTCAGAGAGTaactaaaacacagaaacacaccaattaaacacaggtgaaaggtGTTGCTGAGAGGTGAGTCTGAACTGCCCTCCTACCTGGGcacatccagcagctgcaggtaaAACTGGTCCACTGTGGCCAACTTGTTCCGGTCTGCCCAGTGAGACTTCAGGTTCTCTATCTGAGGAAGGACAGGAGATACACGGGTGGGACAGGTGActgacagagaggaaaacagcttatatacacatgaaggttacaggaaaaaaaaaacaaacaaaacaggtgTAGGACAGTAGGTGTGGGACAGGTGTGGGACCTCTGACCTCATGTTTCTCTGGCAGCAGTTTGATCAGCTGTTTTAAGACCTCCACATCAAACTTGGACCTGTCTCCTCTCCGGATCAGAGACACAAAGTCCTCATGAGAACTACAGGAGAGACAGGTGACAGATAAAGGTGGGACAATACGGACAAATGCAGCACAGGTAAATGTCAGGTGAAGGACAGGTGAAGGACATTTCACCTGTCCTCAGTGCAGAGCTGTGTTTCTATTGGCTGAAAATCTGATCAGAAAAGGAAGTGGTCACCATTTGAACTGCTTGaggaagatgttgaggttcagGCTTTTCTTGGCATCGATGAAGGAAATCTGTGGACGAAGACAGGAGCAGAAGACAACGTTGACCCACTGGACTTGTGGTCTGGACccaaacagcagctgacagcTTGTCACTATAGTTTCAGTTGTAGTTCCAATAACAAAATGACTGCAAGTTGAGGGGCTAATGGTTCTGAGTAACTGCTGTTGTACCTCGTTAGGCTCCGTTCTGGCTTTGGTTCTGGTCTTGGTCTCGGTCGGAGGGAGACTAAAGAGCTGCTCGATGCTGCAGTAATCTGGTGCCACCGACTCTAAAGATGCTGATGTCCACAAGGACTGATGAGctacaaagacagacaggaggactTTTTCAGTTTGTCTCCAGCACATTCAGACCAGAGTCCTGGACATCATCCAGTCCAGAATGGACCACATGTGCAAAAACACTGACCTGTCACCGCTAGGCTCGGGAGTTTCTGCCAGTTCAGCTTCTTCATACGGAGAGTGGGGCAGGGGGTGGAGCTCACCAGGGGTGCAATGCTGTAATATGACCCGCCCAGACCCTGAACCGCCTGGGCTACAATGATGTCGCCTGCAGGAGGAGGCGGAGCTCCCACACCAGGTAATggcggaggaggaggcggagctCCCACACCAGGTAATggcggaggaggaggcggagctCCCACACCAGGTAATggcggaggaggaggcggcACTCCCATAACAGGTAatgggggaggaggaggcggcACTCCCATAACAGGTAatgggggaggagggggtggagcTAACATACCAGGTATGGGAGGAGGAGGCATGGCTATTGTACCAGGTAAGCTAGGAAGAGCTCCTACAGTAAGtagaggaggaagtggaggtgggggagggggcGGAGCTTGAGAAGATGCTGCTAAGGTAGTGGTTTTCAAAGAATCTTTGAGCATCTCTGATTGGCCAGGAGGACTCTCTGGTTGTCGAGTCTGTACTGCTCTGTCGATGGTTCGGATCTTGTGACTGGCTGGGAGGGACTTTTGGGGGAGGAGCCTCTCCAGTAAACAGTCGGCAGAATCTACGTCAGCTGCAGAAGAGACAGACTTTTTACAATCCTGTGATATTTTACTGTCAGACATTAAATTTCACACTCTTTGCAAAGTAAACCTGAgtggtggtgggggtgtggTTCTGATGTGGAATATGGGCCAAAATACTGGACCCGTCCAAAACCTGAATACTGACAttcataaatcatttttaaagatgAGCCTTTCTGGAGACCGTAGAGGAAAATTAGACCCCACCAGGTGGTTAGACTTCACTTGGGCCTGCTCTGGATTTCCACCCCACCTCTCAGCTTCTCTGAATACCTTTTTTCTGAGGACACTGTCCACAATAGGTGTTACAGTTTCACCAGCAGTGGACAGTCAACCAGACTTACAGTCCTGAGCCAGCAGACTGGCTCGGTCAGCCAGCAGCTCCAGAGCCATCCAGACCTCAGCTCTGTCCGGATCCACCAACAACAAGGCCTGAAGGATGGACAGAAGCTGCACAGAGGAGGGACTGCTTGACACCTGGACAGAAAGGTCACCTATGAAGGTGTTGGCGGCTAACGTGACCAtggaggcggaggaggaagtAAAGGTGCGGTTACCTTTGTGAAGAGGGAGGTGAAGACCTGCTGGTGGCTGCTCATGTCGATCCCTCCGTACAgcctctccatctcctcctcgtCCTGTGTCAGAGAGTCCTCAAATGCATCACATTGGATGTTCAGGTCCtcatcctctgtctctctggagACAGAATGAGACAGTCTCAAACTGATGGATACAAATTGATTATTGATAAGTGAAAGTAAAGTGACCTCAGTACCTGAGTCTGGGCAGCAGGTCCAGCAGCTGCAGTCCTGTAACAACATGTTTCTCAGTCAGAAAATCTGAGCCTGGGCCCATGTTACTCAAACCTCTTTAACTGACTATAAGATCCTTCCCTGTTGGTACTACAGAAGCAGATCCTAACGAGCTGTACGAATATATCGTTTCTCTGGAAATCCTCAACATTCAGTCCAGCATTTATAGCTCATGTCTGCTCCTTTTCTCATCTAAGCAAGCTGGTAGTTTCTCACTGAATCACACAGAAATGGGAGAAAAGCTGCGTGTGACAAGCAGCCAAATAACTGTTGTTAACTGGACTGAGATATTTTTGCCATCAGCCTTTCTGAGTTTGGTTGTAGCTGCTGGACTGCCTGCAGGATCACGGCCCGGGCTACCTGGATCTACTAACGAGGATTTAGTCATCACATCGTTAGGGTCTGCCATAAACCTCCCATTAAGTTCCTGCCGTTGCTGGTGAGCAGCCGTGTGGTTAAATAAACTAACGTTGGTTATCCTAAAGTCAGGACAGTTGATGAAAGAGTTCTGGAAGTCAGGATGCTTGTGTAATACACTTTTAAAGTCTGCATAGGAACTTTGGAAGCTTATGAACAGTCACCTCTCAACCACTAGAACCAGATAACAACCACAGGTTAACCACCTGTCACTCACCTGAGAACCTGGCAGCTACTGACACTATCACCTGAAAGTCCAACCGATATTTTTGAGGCTGACATTGATTTCTAATAGTCAAGATGAACATCCTCTGTCCAGCCCAGAACATAAGGTTTTGTTAAATTTGTGTAACTGATCTTTCACGGtgtaaaaaacacagaacagagaaaCTGTTTCTAAACTTTAATGTCGTGTCCTTTGGGAACCTGTACCAATAAACTCCTGTCGCAGGCGGTCCCTCTTCCTCAGGTCTTCTTGTCCCAGCACCAGAACGTTGACCATGCTCATCAGCGTCACCATGTACAGGACGTTATCGGTGCCGTGAAGCTCGTTCATGATCACACTGAAGCGATACTTCTGCTTCTTCAGACTCTGGACGCAAACACACGACATTCAGCCGCTCACACATGTTCATGTTATCACCACTTCCTgcactttaaaacacttttttcacaGGTATAGAGGCTCCATTAGGAAGCATCAGCACTTCAGACATTTCTAATGTTTATCAGAGGAACCTCAGGAATGTTTAGTGGGAGGACTTGTTGCAGCTGGTCCCCCCTCCACTGACAGGAGACCTGTCAGAGACAGGTATTGTTTTTTTGTGGGACAGGTAAGTTCCTGCCCACATGATGATAATCTGTTCTGAGATCAGAGCAGGTGAAAACACGTCGAACACACCCGACACCTTAAAGCTGATTGGTGTTTGCTCTGACTCTTATCAGCCATCACAGCCTGTTTCACACCCACTGATAAGGAAAGTTTCAGAGCCGAGCAGGATATGGTTAGCACATGCTTCAAGTTCTAAGATTGTCAGCTGAGAGTAGAGCTGGGCCAGTGATCGATGACAGTGATCGACCGACCTGATCTGGCCCACGTAGCTCAtctagttttttaaaaaactcagTTCTGTCCCTTTTACAAACGTAACACCACCATGTAGTCATGTGACTCTGCCCCGTCCGGTCTGTGACATGGGGAACTCAAACACCGAACCAGCTGAGCAACTGGTCGTTTGAACAAAACTCTGCAAAACTGTTTCTCTGAGTTCAAGAGAATTTCAACGTTCAACAACTGTTTCTCTGCCAGgaaacacttttctctttctttgagCAAAGCAGCATCACTGAGGCCAGGAAACACACCAGAAGCTGCCCAGTGCAACCAGTACAACCAGGACAGTGTGAGCGTACCTTGTAGTGGTCGAGGGCATCCAGGGTCAGGTGGTGCCCCTGAGGGTCAAACAGAGTCAGAGCCGCCAGCAGCTCAAACACCTGCATCTTCACCATGACGTTAGACGTGTCCAGAGCTGAGgaacacacaggtgaaaacaggtGAGGTCAACAACTGCTCaggtgacccccccccccaacaacGAATATGGTGCAACATAACAACAGAGGTCAGGTGAGTTTGCTTTCGAATGTATTTCTGCAtgagcacacagacagaaaaaggaaggaGGCTAGGATGAAGGTGACCCCCACCCTGGGTCAGGGTTCTGACGTAGCCTTCGTTGTCCAGGATGAAGTGCAGCCCTGCAGATGAGTTCATGACGGCTCGGACGCAGGCGACGCAGGTCAGCTGGAGCAGAGCGTCAGCGATGCGGGCGCAGCCGCGACCCGACAGACGCTCCAGAGCCTCCATGAGCAGGTCCAGACCCCGCAGCTCCAGAAACTGCGCCATCCATGATCGATCGCTGGCCTCCAGCCGCCGTCGCAGGCCTGAGTAGTTCACCACCGTGGGAATCTGCAGGGAACACGGAACAAGAATTCAATGAACAAATTCAGCGTGTTCTAAGTGTCACACTGAAACATTAGCACTAAACTACAGTTACAAAGGAAAACAGACCTGCAGATATTTACATTGACGAGTTC
Encoded proteins:
- the LOC113131230 gene encoding inverted formin-2-like isoform X3 — encoded protein: MATKTKWGAVKDRLTGTSTADQDAGLEANLENADPELCIRLLQIPTVVNYSGLRRRLEASDRSWMAQFLELRGLDLLMEALERLSGRGCARIADALLQLTCVACVRAVMNSSAGLHFILDNEGYVRTLTQALDTSNVMVKMQVFELLAALTLFDPQGHHLTLDALDHYKSLKKQKYRFSVIMNELHGTDNVLYMVTLMSMVNVLVLGQEDLRKRDRLRQEFIGLQLLDLLPRLRETEDEDLNIQCDAFEDSLTQDEEEMERLYGGIDMSSHQQVFTSLFTKVSSSPSSVQLLSILQALLLVDPDRAEVWMALELLADRASLLAQDSDVDSADCLLERLLPQKSLPASHKIRTIDRAVQTRQPESPPGQSEMLKDSLKTTTLAASSQAPPPPPPPLPPLLTVGALPSLPGTIAMPPPPIPGMLAPPPPPPLPVMGVPPPPPPLPVMGVPPPPPPLPGVGAPPPPPPLPGVGAPPPPPPLPGVGAPPPPAGDIIVAQAVQGLGGSYYSIAPLVSSTPCPTLRMKKLNWQKLPSLAVTAHQSLWTSASLESVAPDYCSIEQLFSLPPTETKTRTKARTEPNEISFIDAKKSLNLNIFLKQFKCSHEDFVSLIRRGDRSKFDVEVLKQLIKLLPEKHEIENLKSHWADRNKLATVDQFYLQLLDVPSYSLRIECMLLCEESSSVLEALMPKAEVLDRACQSVRESTRLPSFCKLILGVGNFLNYGTHTGNAEGFKISTLLKLTETKANKSRITLLHHILQEVEENHPDLLHLPQDLEICEKAAGVNMESIQSEANSLIKQLKNSEAKVLSSSEDVKEQYLSAIQESLQACEQLQQLLSLVEDKRTDLSVYLCEDSGNFSLDELFNTIKTFRGLFLRAIKENESRREQEKRRKQQEEEKKLRGETTKIIRKDMPSQDGGCIIDNLLAEIRKGYNLKKTRPRAERGSRGHDHPGSTTTSTSVDKPEFSVSSQSETVQGPAPGLAEIRPEPGPPEINKDTLEPSTSTAADTDGNRDQSGAQDSELDSGFVPETRETGPAEEDEFQLGAKVSRDEDLIEGNGNKESEFKTTTHHDDPESGPSTSGADNKSRQTKSRKGCALN
- the LOC113131230 gene encoding inverted formin-2-like isoform X1, with the protein product MATKTKWGAVKDRLTGTSTADQDAGLEANLENADPELCIRLLQIPTVVNYSGLRRRLEASDRSWMAQFLELRGLDLLMEALERLSGRGCARIADALLQLTCVACVRAVMNSSAGLHFILDNEGYVRTLTQALDTSNVMVKMQVFELLAALTLFDPQGHHLTLDALDHYKSLKKQKYRFSVIMNELHGTDNVLYMVTLMSMVNVLVLGQEDLRKRDRLRQEFIGLQLLDLLPRLRETEDEDLNIQCDAFEDSLTQDEEEMERLYGGIDMSSHQQVFTSLFTKVSSSPSSVQLLSILQALLLVDPDRAEVWMALELLADRASLLAQDSDVDSADCLLERLLPQKSLPASHKIRTIDRAVQTRQPESPPGQSEMLKDSLKTTTLAASSQAPPPPPPPLPPLLTVGALPSLPGTIAMPPPPIPGMLAPPPPPPLPVMGVPPPPPPLPVMGVPPPPPPLPGVGAPPPPPPLPGVGAPPPPPPLPGVGAPPPPAGDIIVAQAVQGLGGSYYSIAPLVSSTPCPTLRMKKLNWQKLPSLAVTAHQSLWTSASLESVAPDYCSIEQLFSLPPTETKTRTKARTEPNEISFIDAKKSLNLNIFLKQFKCSHEDFVSLIRRGDRSKFDVEVLKQLIKLLPEKHEIENLKSHWADRNKLATVDQFYLQLLDVPSYSLRIECMLLCEESSSVLEALMPKAEVLDRACQSVRESTRLPSFCKLILGVGNFLNYGTHTGNAEGFKISTLLKLTETKANKSRITLLHHILQEVEENHPDLLHLPQDLEICEKAAGVNMESIQSEANSLIKQLKNSEAKVLSSSEDVKEQYLSAIQESLQACEQLQQLLSLVEDKRTDLSVYLCEDSGNFSLDELFNTIKTFRGLFLRAIKENESRREQEKRRKQQEEEKKLRGETTKIIRKDMPSQDGGCIIDNLLAEIRKGYNLKKTRPRAERGSRGHDHPGSTTTSTSVDKPEFSVSSQSETVQGPAPGLAEIRPEPGPPEINKDTLEPSTSTAADTDGNRDQSGAQDSELDSGFVPETRETGPAEEDEFQLGAKVSRDEDLIEGNGNKESEFKTTTHHDDPESGPSTSAPPSGQTVTDFVSTSRPIRAVL
- the LOC113131230 gene encoding inverted formin-2-like isoform X4 — protein: MATKTKWGAVKDRLTGTSTADQDAGLEANLENADPELCIRLLQIPTVVNYSGLRRRLEASDRSWMAQFLELRGLDLLMEALERLSGRGCARIADALLQLTCVACVRAVMNSSAGLHFILDNEGYVRTLTQALDTSNVMVKMQVFELLAALTLFDPQGHHLTLDALDHYKSLKKQKYRFSVIMNELHGTDNVLYMVTLMSMVNVLVLGQEDLRKRDRLRQEFIGLQLLDLLPRLRETEDEDLNIQCDAFEDSLTQDEEEMERLYGGIDMSSHQQVFTSLFTKVSSSPSSVQLLSILQALLLVDPDRAEVWMALELLADRASLLAQDSDVDSADCLLERLLPQKSLPASHKIRTIDRAVQTRQPESPPGQSEMLKDSLKTTTLAASSQAPPPPPPPLPPLLTVGALPSLPGTIAMPPPPIPGMLAPPPPPPLPVMGVPPPPPPLPVMGVPPPPPPLPGVGAPPPPPPLPGVGAPPPPPPLPGVGAPPPPAGDIIVAQAVQGLGGSYYSIAPLVSSTPCPTLRMKKLNWQKLPSLAVTAHQSLWTSASLESVAPDYCSIEQLFSLPPTETKTRTKARTEPNEISFIDAKKSLNLNIFLKQFKCSHEDFVSLIRRGDRSKFDVEVLKQLIKLLPEKHEIENLKSHWADRNKLATVDQFYLQLLDVPSYSLRIECMLLCEESSSVLEALMPKAEVLDRACQSVRESTRLPSFCKLILGVGNFLNYGTHTGNAEGFKISTLLKLTETKANKSRITLLHHILQEVEENHPDLLHLPQDLEICEKAAGVNMESIQSEANSLIKQLKNSEAKVLSSSEDVKEQYLSAIQESLQACEQLQQLLSLVEDKRTDLSVYLCEDSGNFSLDELFNTIKTFRGLFLRAIKENESRREQEKRRKQQEEEKKLRGETTKIIRKDMPSQDGGCIIDNLLAEIRKGYNLKKTRPRAERGSRGHDKPEFSVSSQSETVQGPAPGLAEIRPEPGPPEINKDTLEPSTSTAADTDGNRDQSGAQDSELDSGFVPETRETGPAEEDEFQLGAKVSRDEDLIEGNGNKESEFKTTTHHDDPESGPSTSAPPSGQTVTDFVSTSRPIRAVL